Proteins co-encoded in one Quercus robur chromosome 8, dhQueRobu3.1, whole genome shotgun sequence genomic window:
- the LOC126695730 gene encoding oligopeptide transporter 1-like translates to MTDYIVKENLRDKFPQKLDSNIELTGDEEINDNPIEEVRLTVPITDDPSEPALTFRTWILGFIGCVVLAFVNQFFAYRQNQLYISSVSVQIIALPVGKLMAAYLPSKPIRFPFTKWSFSLNPGPFSLKEHVLITIFASAGAGGVYAVHIFTSTNAFYKRKISPVAAFLLSQTTQMLGYGWAGIFRRYLVESPYMWWPANLVQVSLFRALHDKEKRPKGGTSRLQYFFMIFAASFAYYIVPSYFFPSIAALSFVCWIWKDSITAQQIGGGIQGLGLGSFALDWSAAASFLGSPLATPAFAIVNMFAGFVLTVYILTPIFYWNNVYDAKKFPIFSSHTFDRDGQTYNISRILNEKEFDIDLVSYNSYSKLYLSTIFTFTYGLSFATLSASLTHVAIFHGGTIINLWKKTTTTAKEQLSDVHSRLMKKNYKEVPQWWFIAILVSMVGLALLTCEGFDGQLQLPWWGLLMACAVALIFTLPIGIIQATTNLQPGLNVITEMIIGYIYPGKPLANVAFKTYGYISMAQALYFLSDLKLGHYMKIPPRAMFIIQFSGTLVSSTAYFCTAWWLLESIDNICNPDLLPEGSPWTCPGDDVFYNASIIWGVIGPLRMFARLGVYPELNWFFLVGFLAPFPGWYLSRKYPNKKWLSLIHTPILLGATGNMPPARAVNYWVWAAVGLFFNAYIFKRYKSWWARHNYILSAALDAGVAFTAVILFFALQSKDIVGPNWWGLDSSDHCDLAACPTAPGIVSEGCPVL, encoded by the exons ATGACAGATTACATTGTAAAAGAAAACCTTCGAGATAAGTTTCCTCAGAAACTTGATTCCAATATTGAATTGACtg GGGATGAAGAAATCAATGATAACCCAATTGAAGAAGTTAGGCTCACGGTTCCAATCACTGACGACCCATCAGAGCCAGCCTTGACATTTCGAACATGGATTCTTGGCTTCATAGGATGTGTCGTTCTGGCTTTTGTGAACCAATTTTTTGCATACCGCCAAAATCAGCTGTATATTTCCTCAGTGTCAGTACAAATTATAGCGCTCCCAGTCGGGAAGTTAATGGCCGCATACCTACCATCCAAGCCAATAAGATTCCCATTCACAAAATGGTCCTTCTCATTGAATCCGGGGCCATTCAGTTTGAAGGAACATGTTTTGATCACCATCTTTGCCAGTGCTGGGGCTGGTGGAGTGTATGCAGTTCATATTTTTACTAGTACCAATGCTTTCTACAAGAGGAAAATCTCTCCAGTTGCAGCCTTTCTTTTATCACAAACTACCCAG ATGCTTGGTTATGGATGGGCTGGAATTTTCAGGAGATACCTTGTGGAATCACCTTATATGTGGTGGCCTGCAAACCTGGTCCAAGTCTCTCTATTCAG GGCATTGCATGACAAAGAAAAGCGACCCAAGGGAGGAACATCAAGGCTACAATACTTCTTCATGATTTTTGCAGCAAGCTTTGCTTACTACATTGTCCCAAGCTATTTTTTCCCCTCAATAGCGGCTCTCTCCTTTGTTTGTTGGATTTGGAAGGACTCCATCACTGCTCAACAGATTGGTGGAGGAATCCAGGGTCTTGGACTAGGCTCATTTGCCCTTGACTGGTCTGCTGCAGCCAGCTTTTTGGGTAGCCCCTTAGCCACACCCGCGTTTGCTATTGTCAATATGTTTGCGGGGTTTGTCTTGACTGTCTATATCCTTACCCCAATTTTTTATTGGAATAATGTATATGATGCGAAGAAGTTTCCAATCTTTTCCTCTCACACTTTCGACCGCGATGGTCAAACCTACAACATATCGAGAATTCTGAATGAAAAGGAATTCGATATTGATCTCGTCAGTTACAACAGCTACAGCAAACTTTATCTAAGTACCATATTTACTTTCACTTATGGGTTGAGCTTTGCAACTCTATCAGCTAGTCTTACACATGTGGCAATATTTCATGGAGG AACAATCATAAATCTCTGGAAAAAGACGACGACTACAGCAAAAGAACAGCTCTCAGACGTGCATTCAAGATTAATGAAGAAGAACTATAAAGAAGTCCCTCAGTGGTGGTTTATTGCTATCTTAGTTTCAATGGTGGGTCTTGCTTTGCTTACATGTGAAGGGTTTGACGGACAGCTCCAACTTCCTTGGTGGGGACTCCTCATGGCCTGTGCCGTTGCACTGATTTTCACCTTACCCATTGGAATAATTCAAGCCACAACAAATTTG CAACCAGGGCTAAACGTGATCACAGAAATGATTATTGGGTATATTTATCCAGGGAAGCCCCTTGCTAATGTGGCTTTCAAGACCTATGGCTATATTAGCATGGCACAAGCACTCTATTTCCTTAGTGACTTAAAACTAGGTCACTATATGAAGATCCCTCCAAGAGCTATGTTCATTATACAG TTTTCTGGAACACTAGTTTCTTCAACTGCCTACTTCTGCACAGCGTGGTGGCTTCTTGAATCTATTGACAACATATGTAATCCAGATTTGTTGCCCGAGGGAAGTCCATGGACATGCCCAGGAGATGATGTTTTCTACAATGCTTCAATTATATGGGGAGTCATAGGCCCGCTCAGAATGTTCGCAAGGCTTGGTGTCTACCCAGAATTGAACTGGTTCTTCCTCGTTGGCTTCCTCGCCCCTTTTCCCGGCTGGTATCTTTCTCGCAAATACCCCAATAAAAAGTGGCTATCGCTTATTCACACGCCTATCCTCCTTGGAGCTACAGGAAACATGCCACCAGCTAGAGCAGTGAACTATTGGGTTTGGGCAGCTGTTGGACTTTTCTTCAACGCCTATATTTTCAAAAGGTATAAGTCATGGTGGGCTAGACACAACTATATCTTATCTGCTGCTTTAGATGCTGGAGTTGCCTTTACGGCAGTTATCCTTTTCTTCGCCCTGCAATCCAAGGACATTGTTGGTCCAAACTGGTGGGGTCTGGATAGTAGCGACCACTGTGATTTGGCTGCATGTCCCACAGCTCCTGGAATCGTGTCCGAGGGGTGCCCTGTTCTTTGA
- the LOC126694274 gene encoding ER membrane protein complex subunit 8/9 homolog, with protein sequence MGGESRYEIAQNAYMKIVLHALKHKSSAVNAVLLGRVSPTNDVVEITDSVPLFHSHLGLLPQLEISLILIEEHYAAKGVNIVGYFHANERFDDYELSGVAKNVGDHIYRYFPQAAILLLDNKKLEALPTGKDRSPVMQLYTRDSSKNWKLAGGEGSSQLTIREPSANAVLLDHISTEKWQDVVDFDDHLDDISKDWLNPELFK encoded by the exons ATGGGCGGCGAGTCGAGATACGAGATCGCGCAGAACGCGTACATGAAGATCGTCCTCCACGCCCTAAAGCACAAATCCTCCGCCGTCAACGCCGTCCTCCTCGGCCGCGTTTCGCCGACCAACGACGTCGTGGAGATCACCGACTCCGTCCCTCTCTTCCACTCCCACCTCGGCCTCCTCCCTCAGCTCGAGATCTCTCTCATCCTC ATAGAGGAGCATTATGCTGCGAAAGGCGTGAACATTGTGGGCTATTTTCATGCGAATGAGAGGTTTGACGATTACGAGCTTAGTGGGGTGGCCAAGAATGTTGGTGATCACATCTATCGATACTTTCCCCAAGCTGCCATTCTGTTG TTGGATAACAAAAAGCTTGAAGCTTTACCTACGGGTAAGGACCGGAGCCCTGTAATGCAG CTTTACACGAGGGATTCATCTAAGAACTGGAAGCTGGCTGGAGGGGAGGGAAGCAGCCAGTTGACCATTAGGGAGCCATCAGCAAATGCAGTACTATTGGATCATATTTCAACTGAAAAATGGCAGGACGTTGTAGATTTTGACGACCACCTTGATGACATTAGCAA GGACTGGCTGAATCCTGAGCTCTTCAAGTAA